CGAGGAGAACAAGTTCCAGAAATGGCTGGAAGTGGAGCTTTTGGCCTGCAAGGCCCAGGCTCAGCTGGGCAATATCCCGGACGGCGACCTTAAAAACATCCAGGCCAACGCCCGTTTCCAGGTGGAAAGGATCAACCAGATAGAGGCCGAGGTGCACCACGATGTGATCGCCTTTTTGACCAACCTGTCGGAGCATATCGGGCCATCGTCGCGCTATGTGCACCTGGGCATGACCTCGTCCGACGTGCTTGACACCGCCTGGGCGGTGCTGATGAAGGAGGCCGGAGGCGTGATACTGGAAGACCTGAAAAAGCTTTCAGCGGCGCTCCGGCAGAAGGCATTGGAGCATAAGGATACCATCATGATGGGACGGAGCCACGGGATCCACGCCGAGCCCACCACCATGGGACTGAAGTTCGCCCTGTGGTGGCAGGAGAACCAGCGCAACATAACCAGGATGGAACGGGCGGTCAGGTCGACGGCCTGCGGCAAGATCTCGGGAGCGGTGGGCACCTTCGCCCATATCGATCCCAAAGTTGAGGAGTTCGTCTGCCGGGAACTGGGGCTGGAGCCGGAGCCGGTCTCCACCCAGATAGTCCAGCGCGACCGTCATGCCGAATACCTGTGCACCCTGGCCGTGGTTGCCGCCAGCCTGGAAAAGATAGCCCTGGAGATCCGCCACCTGCAGCGGACCGAGGTCCGGGAAGCCGAGGAGCCTTTTGCCAAGGGGCAGAAAGGATCTTCAGCCATGCCCCACAAAAAGAACCCCATCATCTGTGAAAGGATCTGCGGCCTGGCCAGGCTGGTCCGGGCCAACGCCCAGGTGGGGCTGGAGAACGTGGCCCTGTGGCACGAGCGCGACATCTCGCATTCCTCGGCCGAGCGGGTGATAATCCCCGACAGCACCATCGCCCTGGATTACATGCTTAACAAGGCGGTCTGGCTGATCGAGGGGCTGACGGTGTTCCCCCGGAGGATGCTGAAGAACATCGAGTCCTCGGGCGGGCTGATCTTCTCCCAGGCCCTGCTTTTAGCCCTTGTGGACAAGGGTCTTACCCGGGAACAGGCCTATGCCGCCGTCCAGAGGAACGCCATGCAGGTCTGGGAGCAGGGCGGATCGCTTAAGGAACTGGCCTTAAAGGACGGGGATATCAGCCAAAAGATCGGCCCGGCGGAGATGGAAGAGATCTTCAATATCAAAAAATTCCTGCGCAACGTTGACTACATATATCAAAGAATAGGGCTCTCGTGAGTTCCATTCTTCAGGAGGACACCTCATGTCCATGACAATAATAGGTTTCGGCCTGGCCGTCCTGTTCGGCGTGCTTTGGCTGGTCTGCATCGGCGGGGCCGGAAAGAAATCTGCAGATGTAACGGCCGCCCGGGAGGAACTGGCCCGGCTTCAATCGGATGAGCGGCGCCAGGGCGATCTGGTCAAAAATTTGAAATCCAACATGGCCAACCTGGAAAAGGAGAAGAACGAGCGGGGCCGGGTGTTCATGGTGCTGCTGGAGCTGGCCCGGACCTTAAGCGGGAACATCGAGCAGGAAAAGCTTCCGCCGCTGCTGCTGAGGATCGCCCAGCAGCTGTTCGACGCCGAAGAGCTGATCTTCTTCAAACCGGTGGAGGACGGCCACGTGCTGGCCCCCGCCGCCCAGATCGGTCTGGACGAAAGAACGGCCAAAGAGCTGAACATCAAGGTCGGCGACGGCTATGTGGGGCATTGCGCGGCCAAGAAGCTGGTGATGACCAAGGAGGATTTTGCCACCGAAAGCAACCTGATAAAACAGCATATCGAGACCACCAAGGAAAGCGGGATCGCCCCGGTGCTGTGCCTGCCCCTGGTGCAGCACAATGTCCTGTTGGGCCTGGTGTCCATCGGCAAAATAACCATGCGGGCCAAGGAGGAGCGCAACATGCTGATGATCTACCAGAGCCTGGGGTCCATGGCCATGGAGAACGCCAGGATGTTTGACCAGCTGTACACCAAGGACCGGATGACCGACCTGTTCAACTGGCGTTATTTTGAGGAGCGGGCCCAGGCCGAGCTGTCGCGCTCCAAGCGCTTCGGGCACAAGCTTTCCTTCACCCTGCTGGACCTGGACAACTTTACGCCCTTCATCCAGGCCAACGGCACCCAGGCCTCCGAGAAGGTGCTGGCCAAGGTGGGCGCCCTGCTTAACGAGTACGTCCGCAAGATCGACGTCTCCTGCCGGATGTCCGAGGACTCCTTTGCCGTGGCCCTGCTGGAGACCGAGCGGGTGCAGGCGGTGCAGTTCGCCGAGAAGATAAAAAAGATCATCGAAGAATCGCTGGCCAACGTCGACCAGGCCTTCGCCTCTCAGAGCCTGACCGTGACCCTGGCGGTGATGACCTTTCCCGACGACGGGTTCACCATGGCCGAGATGTTCGAGTCGGCGGCCAAAAAGATAAAGGAAGCCCAGGCAAAGGGGGGCAGCCGGGTGATCAAGAACATCACCGAAGAAACAGCGTAAACCCGGGGACCTTACCACGGAAACACAGAATAAAAGAAAGCTTTCCGTGTCTTCAGTATTTCAGTGATTCAGTAGTAAGGTTGTCTATTTAATCCATGTTGAGTCCGCCAGCCCATTGTAAAAAAATTCAACTTGTTAGTGAATGTCATGAAGATCGCACCCGAGGGTTTTGCCACCATCATCATAGCTCTGTTGTTTGCCCTGGCCGCCTTTGCCGCCTGGATGTTCTGGCGGGGGCCATTGCTGCTATATTTGACCCTGGGCTTCTCCATTGTTTTCCTGTTCATGGTCTATTTCTTCCGCGATCCGGCCCGCAGCGGCAGTTTTCTGCCGGGGCAGATAGCCTCGCCGGCCGACGGCCGCGTGGTGATCGTCCGGGAGACCGAGGACACATTTCTCCACCAACAAAAGGTTTTGCAGGTCAGTATTTTTTTATCGCCGATGGACGTCCACATCAACCGGATACCGGTGACGGGGAAAGTGATATACCAGCAGTACCATCCGGGGAAATTCCTGCCGGCCTTTGAGGAAAAGGCCTCGCTGGCCAACGAGCAGATGCATTTAGGGATCGAGACACCTTACGGCAAGATCCTGATGAAACAGATCGCCGGGATCCTGGCCCGCCGGGTGGTCTGCTATTCGAAGCTCGGGGACTCAGTGACCGCCGGGCAGAGGATGGGGCTGATGAAGTTCGGCTCCCGGATAGACCTGATGCTGCCTTTAGGGACCAAGATCAATGTGAAGGTGGGGGACAGGGTGAAGGGCGGGGTGACGGTAATTGGTGAAATGAAGCCATAGTTGCCTTTGGCAACGCCCACCCAGTCCTGTGGAGTTTGGGTAAGTATACCAATAGTTCTATAAATCTATAATAAAAAAATAGTATTAATAATTTTGTTACTGTTGCAAAGTAATAGAGGAAAACGTATGAAAATAAAATGGCCATTTTCTAAAACCTACGTTGTAAAATGTCCAGATGG
This genomic stretch from bacterium harbors:
- the purB gene encoding adenylosuccinate lyase — translated: MIERYTLPKMKAIWSEENKFQKWLEVELLACKAQAQLGNIPDGDLKNIQANARFQVERINQIEAEVHHDVIAFLTNLSEHIGPSSRYVHLGMTSSDVLDTAWAVLMKEAGGVILEDLKKLSAALRQKALEHKDTIMMGRSHGIHAEPTTMGLKFALWWQENQRNITRMERAVRSTACGKISGAVGTFAHIDPKVEEFVCRELGLEPEPVSTQIVQRDRHAEYLCTLAVVAASLEKIALEIRHLQRTEVREAEEPFAKGQKGSSAMPHKKNPIICERICGLARLVRANAQVGLENVALWHERDISHSSAERVIIPDSTIALDYMLNKAVWLIEGLTVFPRRMLKNIESSGGLIFSQALLLALVDKGLTREQAYAAVQRNAMQVWEQGGSLKELALKDGDISQKIGPAEMEEIFNIKKFLRNVDYIYQRIGLS
- a CDS encoding diguanylate cyclase, encoding MSMTIIGFGLAVLFGVLWLVCIGGAGKKSADVTAAREELARLQSDERRQGDLVKNLKSNMANLEKEKNERGRVFMVLLELARTLSGNIEQEKLPPLLLRIAQQLFDAEELIFFKPVEDGHVLAPAAQIGLDERTAKELNIKVGDGYVGHCAAKKLVMTKEDFATESNLIKQHIETTKESGIAPVLCLPLVQHNVLLGLVSIGKITMRAKEERNMLMIYQSLGSMAMENARMFDQLYTKDRMTDLFNWRYFEERAQAELSRSKRFGHKLSFTLLDLDNFTPFIQANGTQASEKVLAKVGALLNEYVRKIDVSCRMSEDSFAVALLETERVQAVQFAEKIKKIIEESLANVDQAFASQSLTVTLAVMTFPDDGFTMAEMFESAAKKIKEAQAKGGSRVIKNITEETA
- a CDS encoding phosphatidylserine decarboxylase family protein; translated protein: MKIAPEGFATIIIALLFALAAFAAWMFWRGPLLLYLTLGFSIVFLFMVYFFRDPARSGSFLPGQIASPADGRVVIVRETEDTFLHQQKVLQVSIFLSPMDVHINRIPVTGKVIYQQYHPGKFLPAFEEKASLANEQMHLGIETPYGKILMKQIAGILARRVVCYSKLGDSVTAGQRMGLMKFGSRIDLMLPLGTKINVKVGDRVKGGVTVIGEMKP